The Seriola aureovittata isolate HTS-2021-v1 ecotype China chromosome 16, ASM2101889v1, whole genome shotgun sequence genomic interval taattaccTTTCGTCCTtcttaaaaaacacacacaaaacaaacagtgaatcATGTCTTGAGTCGGTATTTCACTATTTTGAACAAAGTTTCTGCTCATTATTTTGCAGACTGATACAGTCTTTACTTGTTACAAGTGTGACAAGTGCTTCTCTGCCTCTGAGGACCTGAGCGAGCACCAGGCCTCCCACAGCACAGAGGAGAAGCCCTTCCGCTGCCCTTACTGTCGGAAAAGCTTCTTTACCTTCACTGAGGTGAGGGCACAGCAGGCTACACGTGAGCCTATTTTTTTGTGCTGTCTTGTATAGTTTATAGTTTAGTTTGCTTTAgaaattataaaacatttgtttgttgtctttgatGAGTGTTTAATGTCTCAATGcagctgaacaaacacagacgACATGAATGCATAGAACGACGGTGTCCCTGTAGGGACTGTGGCGCATTGTTCCCCAGTCCTTCACGACTTCGCAGCCATCGCATTGCAGTGCACCCCCAGCGGCCTGTAGTGGCTGATGACATCAACACCTACCAATGCTGCAAATGTGGTAGTGGTTTCCAGACAGAAGAAGAGCTCCTGCAGCACCAGGAGAGATTCGCTAGTGATATAAACTGTGAAATTAAGCTGCAAGGGAAAAAACGCGGCAGAAAACCCAAGTATGAATCTCAAGGAGGGATCGTTGACTGCAAGAAGATCAAACATGAAGCGGAGGCAGGGGGATGCAAAGGATATGATGACTCTCTGACAGAGGGATGCCCCTCCAATGAGCTGCAACCAGAGCTTAAGATCCCATGTCCCGAAGCAAATTGTGACCTCATATTCCCTTCTGTTGCAACCCTGCGGGCACACAAGAAGGAGGCGCATGGGCTTCCCCCTCGCAAGGTTCATGCCTGCACAGATTGTAATGAGAGCTATGCTCGGCCTGATCAGCTCAGAGCACACATGGCCAGGGCTCACCGCTCTGGATACACCTGCCCCACCTGTGGAAAGAGCTTTGCTCGAGAGAGTGTCCTAAAGGTCCACCAGAACACCCACACTGAGGGAGAGAATGTAGCAGAAAACAGATAATATATGGGGAAAAGACTGCCACTTCACCCTCCCAAATGATTGTCAGAGTATTTCTTACCATATTCTGTTGAGTGTCGGAAGAAGATATTTTAGGGTGAGAGCTTTTGAAACAAGGTTATGCAACACAGTTGGATTAAGGAGGTTGTTTCCGgagtgttgtttttaattgctgttAGAAGGACAACCTACACTTGTAAATAAATCTCTGTACATAATTTGGATTTATGTCAAATCGTCATCACAAGGCCCTTTTTGCTGCCCATATTACCTCTGTTGTacctgaaatgttttatattcactGTAGAGAAACTAGCTAATTCTCACTCAAGTGTGGGAGTGTTTTGTATTTaactgtattattttattttcagaaaaagTCTTAAGTCTAAGGTGACAATTATACGGAGAATGTACAGTCAGTCCTAAACATAATGAAATCCAAAATCTGATAAATGGGCCAGTGTATAGGATTCTGTACTATGAGACTTGATGTAATCTCTGGGTCTTATTTTTCTTCCGAAAAGTAAATAATTGTTGCATTAAACAATACTTACAtttctgtggtgtttttgtctgtcactTTGTGTGAGTGTccgtgtgtgtgaatgggttaTAAGATGCTTATGTCCTTTTTTGAAGCAGTATACTGTAGATATACTAACACTGCTACcactgaatatactgtatttagaGTACTACTTAGCATGTCATACATATGACTCAGAAGAAAAATATCTGACTAAAActataaaattcatttttttaaaattctattttaatttgagaaagGGCATAACTAGTTGTCTGTCACTGATCTCAATACCTACTATCTATTAAGctacacattttcattattattattattcattattattcacaGCAATGATTATCAACGATTTTTGCCTATACTATCCAAACTAAATGTAAActcttatttttacatttttgaccGCTgctcagagaaagaaagaagcaatCAGAATATGTTAACTTGGGCTTCAGGGAACAATGATGGACATTTTGCATAATGTTCAGACATTTTATGCACTGATCATTCAATCACTTATTGCAAAAATGATTATTGGCCgtattgatgaaaataattgttggttgcaACTTCATTGGATTTCTGTGTCACTTACTTAACAGACAGAAATCAGtttgataaaacaacaaatgagcaaaacatACTATAAATGAGCCTCAGATGGATAATAAAGGACATTGCTGATGTTGTATTGTAACGGTGCAAGTTTCTAACAAATTAGTTAgtaattaatcaaaaatgagGGTTTTGGGGCTCCTGGAGGTCTGGAAAGCTGCTCTACACAAGCGAAGTCGCCCAGTGGGTTGAACTGGGGTCGCCCTCGGCCCGCGAAGTTCGTTTTCCCATGATTCCTCTGTGGTTCCTTTCTATCTCGCGCCTTTGCCTCAGAGCGGTCCATCTTGCCTCCCATATCGCTGCAGTCTCCCTCCGCCAGCGCGCCGTCCGTGTTGTTGTAGTAAATAATGGCGGCATCGGGAGGCGGATTATCATCTCCCGCCACCGTCGCGGGCTTGAGCACCCAAGCGCCGGCCCGGGCTCGCTTCCCGGGCCGGCCGTGCACGGCTCGCAGCAGGCTGCGGTCGGAGAAACGTACCAGACGCGGAAGGTTGGGCTCGGACAACGGGGAGCTGGCTGCCGGAGGGCCGAGGCCCGTAAACATCGGGCTCGCGTTGAGCGAGGATCCGTCCCTGCTGCGCCTTCTCGGTGTGGCGGAGAAGCACAGGCGCCAGAAAGATGCGGGGTTCGACTCCAGCAACAGTGAGGAGGTGAATAAGCTAACCATAGCATGTCAGCTGGATTGGTAACAATGCGGCTAATGGGGCATATAAAGACAGTTTGtctaaaataatgacatttaaaagaatTTGTTTTGCTATTCCCTAAAAGTATTTAAGCTAACGTAGAGCTAGTTAGCGGTAACTTAGCTTGCAAACACTACCCAAAATAAGCATTGTAGCTAGCTGTTTGCCTGCAGGGGATGCTTAAGAGAGGTTGATGGGTGAACATTTACAGTCTGTTTGCTTCTGCGGGTAATAGGAATTCATTGTCTATTTTGAAATGCTATAAGTTGCAATAGCCATACATACAAGGAGATCAGTGTCTGTCCAGCTGAGTTTGTTGAAAAGGGCATTAGGCGGAAACTTTAGCGGTATTGTGATAGCCACGGGTGCGTTTTGTTGTGGAAACCATGAGATGTCTTTGTTTGTTCATCCACCTGACAAAATTTGGTCAGTTGAAGTTCCCACCCAGTGTTGACATCCACATGCAGCTAATCTTGTCGTAGACAAAACGTCGTTGCTGATAACTTGAGGACAGTACTCTCAGCGTCGGAGCTGTCAGCTGACCGCTCGGTGTTTTGAACTTCAGCTCAACGTGGGGTACAACGGGACGAGCCAGGACCGTTACCAAGGCATTATAATCACAAAGCTGAATTTGGATCATACTCCGAGAAATCTTGTCCTGTACCTTTTTTTTGCATGGTCCATGTTTACAAACATTAATCACTCCCATTCATTACTGAAGATGATATGAAGATTAAGGTAATTAGGAAACATGTTCTACCCTTTTTAGTCAAACGTATGGGGTCAGTCCAAttcaaagaaaaagtaaatttcCCTGTTAATGCTACGCATAATGCAACACAATTCCTGAATTCAGTTTGTTTGCAAGTTACTGCAAGTGTCATTGTACCTGCAGGTATAATAGATTGTCATGCATGATTTCAAGTCTTGTTGATTGACTTGTGTGAGAGTATTGGAGTGACATGTGTGACGGTTACACTTTTACataacttttaatttgaatattcaAATGACAAAAGACTAGAAATGCTGGCAAAAGTTAAAACAATTTGgaataatacattttatgtatttgctTAAGCACAATATGAGAGTTCAGCCTCTTGCTATTTGCACAGCTTTGCTCTCTTTGTAGTTAGTTGTAAAAGCTAGAATCTAGTGCttcaaattattaatattttaattagtGATTAATCGTTGATTCTTTGAAATATCAGAGAATAGTGAAGGAAAGCCCATAACAAGTTCCCAGAGGCCAACAGGCTTCAGTTTAATAAAGGTACCAGATGTTGACCTTAGGAACCAGAAAATTTTTGACATTGTCGCTTGATGAATAACTTGCGTTGATTCACCAATCATTGTTGCAATCATTCATAATATAACTCATATTATACTGCAAAAAGAGAGGATTCAGATCTGtcaatatgttttcatattgtttgtTCATAGAAGCCATAGTGTGACGTATCATTCACTTCTAAGGTGGTTTACTTTCAGCACCAGCTACGCAGGTGGTTGGTGATAATGATATAATGCCAAATTGGAtctaataatattatttaatctcCAGCGCAGGGTCTGACATCAGTCAGACTTCACTGATGCAATCCCTTTAGTGTGGACTGTAACAGAGTCACATGGCTGACGCTAGAGCTTGTGGGTGATGCTCAACTGTCACTTAATGCACACAATCACTTGCTCTGCAGTGCTATGGAACAGATTTCATTAGGGGAATTTCATCTGACAAATTTACAGTGTCCCTATTTTGCGTGTGAAGATGAATGTGAGTAATTGGAAATCAAGTTGAAGTGTGATTTTGATCTGCTGTAGTGGGCAGTCTTTGCATCGGAGGTAGACGGGTGCTTGAATTAGAGGATGCTGGAGGCTGAGTGTGTTTCAAAGGTTTTTCATAAACTTTGGTAGTAATCgatttgacaaaaaaatttaTAAGTGGCCATATTGAAATGTTGAAGAGGAGAATTACGCTAAAATGTGCAATTTCTTAATTTCACTAGACATCTCAAGCACTACATTACTGTTGGATAGTGGATTATTTAATCGTATTAAAATGATTGTAtcttactgaaaaaaaatacacatttagagAGATGGTGCACAGGTAGAAAATCTGTCCAAAACATCCAAATATTTTGTTACAATCATTTAATTGTTGTACTTTTTCTTCAGGAGGAAGATTTCACTGGATTTGGGACCACAACAGTTCGTCCACAGAAAACTTCTGGCACTCTTCCTCGGTCTTTGTCACTCAGCCATTCTCCAGGAACAAAGTCTCTCATTGGAAAAATTTTACCCAAGTCCCCAAAACCAGCTCTGATTGGGAAAATTGTACCAAGGGCTCCTAAAGAAGGCCAGGGTGCCAAAGACAGCCCAGTAGAAGACAAAGAAATACCCAAGGTGGTAATTAAACTGCATGGCAAGCAGGTAGGTCTCACTGCAAAAGCCAAACATGCAGACGAGCAGGCCTCAGGTAGACAGAGCAGTAAAAAATCAGTTGACTTTGTAAAGAAAGCAGGAGAAACAGCCGACTCAGGCAACTCACAAAACCAAACAGCCGCTACCTCAGCTGCTGGCACTAAGCAAAATAAGCTGGTGAGCACTGTGACAGCAGTCAAGGGCACAGAAAAAGCTTCCAAGGTCAAAGAACAAGGCGAGGTGTCAGAGGACTCAGACACAGACCAATCCCAGCCACAGAGCTCTGTGAAACAAATGAAGAGATTTCGATTTGGGCGCACAAGGCGCACATCTCAAGCAGTCGCTCTGTCATTTACATCCTTTCACAAACGGCAGAAGAAGAGAATGGCTAAGGGTATGGGTGCCTCTCCTGAGGCTGGAGCTGAGGCCGGTGCTCAGAGTGGAGAGGAGGCAGCGATGCCCCTCGAGTGTAAAGCTGAAGTTTCCTCTGAGAAACGAACAAACAAAAGACCACGTAGGTCTTTGTTTGGACACAGGCGAAAGGCTAAACCAACTATTAGACGTCCAAAGCTGGGCCGTACTCGCACTAGGCGAGTTTTTTACACCTATATAACTGAGCCCGTTCCAGCCGCACCGACGCAGGACGGGAACGAGCAGCAACTGCAAGGTCAAAATATCACACCATCAGAAGGTGAACCCAGCTCATTTTCTGAACAAGTTCAGCAGAGCTCCAACTCCTCGAC includes:
- the LOC130183538 gene encoding oocyte zinc finger protein XlCOF6-like, with protein sequence MEMLKIEQVIVGSEMRSTSAEIKSEPVVTPLQAYQHESLQCFQCFITFSDTKAKERHMRKSHRDQYKKQLQQTDTVFTCYKCDKCFSASEDLSEHQASHSTEEKPFRCPYCRKSFFTFTELNKHRRHECIERRCPCRDCGALFPSPSRLRSHRIAVHPQRPVVADDINTYQCCKCGSGFQTEEELLQHQERFASDINCEIKLQGKKRGRKPKYESQGGIVDCKKIKHEAEAGGCKGYDDSLTEGCPSNELQPELKIPCPEANCDLIFPSVATLRAHKKEAHGLPPRKVHACTDCNESYARPDQLRAHMARAHRSGYTCPTCGKSFARESVLKVHQNTHTEGENVAENR